The following coding sequences are from one Acidimicrobiales bacterium window:
- a CDS encoding MarR family transcriptional regulator yields MPSTHAMTPAAGANDTGAAAPDPLDDGRLTTMGLLVETYAGLMAQMEPEMERAALGRSEFDVLLRLARSPDAQLRMTDLAAQVAMSTSGLTRLVDRLVRDGLVERAACPTDRRGSFATLTVEGRKKIEAAIEPHLALIDQWLIEPLEPEELAAFAGALRKLRDRVRPGSVAGAHA; encoded by the coding sequence ATGCCCTCCACCCACGCCATGACCCCGGCCGCGGGGGCCAACGACACCGGAGCTGCCGCGCCCGACCCGCTCGATGACGGGCGGCTCACGACCATGGGCCTGCTGGTCGAGACGTACGCCGGTCTCATGGCGCAGATGGAGCCAGAGATGGAGCGGGCCGCCTTGGGCCGCTCCGAGTTCGACGTGCTGCTCCGCCTGGCGCGCTCGCCCGACGCGCAGCTGCGGATGACCGACCTGGCGGCCCAGGTCGCCATGTCGACCTCGGGTCTCACCCGCCTCGTCGACCGTCTGGTGCGCGACGGCCTGGTGGAACGGGCGGCCTGCCCGACCGACCGCCGCGGCTCGTTCGCCACCTTGACGGTCGAGGGCCGGAAGAAGATCGAGGCCGCGATCGAGCCGCACTTGGCGCTCATCGACCAGTGGCTCATCGAACCACTCGAACCGGAAGAGCTCGCCGCGTTCGCCGGCGCGCTGCGCAAGCTCCGCGATCGGGTGCGCCCAGGGTCGGTGGCCGGTGCCCATGCGTGA
- a CDS encoding dihydrofolate reductase family protein: MRELFPNPADDVDPVARYESDHRPPPADRPWLLVNMVTSVDGATAVDGRSGALGSAGDHLVFHTLRAVADVVLAGAGTVRAEQYGPPRTDAAAQQRRAARGQAPHPRLAVLTGRLDLDLGTELFAATPSRPIIITTSAVPAARRREAAEVADVIEAGDQRVDVALAVRLLGELGVSVVTCEGGPTINGELLAADLVDEWCQTLSAVGAGGTSARAAAGPDAGLRTFTLDRALLDGDTLLLRYLRSLRSLPSRRPLPSSVLG, from the coding sequence ATGCGTGAGTTGTTCCCCAACCCCGCAGACGACGTCGACCCAGTCGCACGATACGAATCCGACCATCGCCCCCCGCCCGCCGACCGGCCCTGGCTGCTGGTGAACATGGTGACCAGCGTCGACGGCGCCACCGCCGTGGACGGGCGCTCCGGTGCCCTCGGCAGCGCCGGCGACCATCTCGTGTTCCACACGCTGCGCGCCGTGGCCGACGTGGTGTTGGCCGGTGCGGGAACCGTGCGCGCCGAGCAGTACGGGCCTCCACGCACCGACGCGGCTGCGCAGCAACGACGTGCGGCCCGCGGCCAGGCCCCACACCCTCGCCTCGCCGTGCTCACCGGCCGCCTCGACCTCGACCTCGGCACCGAGCTGTTCGCCGCCACGCCGAGTCGACCGATCATCATCACCACCTCCGCCGTGCCCGCGGCGCGACGTCGCGAGGCGGCCGAAGTGGCTGACGTGATCGAGGCGGGCGACCAGCGCGTCGACGTGGCCTTGGCCGTCCGGCTGCTCGGGGAGCTGGGTGTCTCGGTGGTCACGTGTGAAGGCGGACCGACCATCAACGGGGAGCTGCTGGCCGCGGACCTCGTCGACGAGTGGTGCCAGACCTTGTCCGCGGTGGGCGCCGGGGGCACCTCTGCCCGGGCGGCCGCCGGACCCGACGCCGGACTGCGCACCTTCACGCTCGACCGAGCGCTGCTCGACGGCGACACGTTGCTCCTCCGCTACCTTCGCTCCCTTCGCTCCCTCCCCTCCCGCCGCCCCCTCCCCTCTTCCGTTCTGGGCTGA
- the nrdR gene encoding transcriptional regulator NrdR, translating into MRCPTCTGVDDKVVDSRMAEDGTSIRRRRECVGCGRRFTTFERIEESPITVVKRSGDRIPFDRDKIVGGLRAAAKNRPVADQQLVDLAAAIEERLRVEGREVVSTESIGLQVLERLRDLDEVAYLRFASVYKVFEEPADFARELRLLTKGTAPKRH; encoded by the coding sequence GTGCGCTGCCCGACCTGCACCGGTGTGGACGACAAGGTGGTCGACTCGCGCATGGCGGAGGACGGCACGAGCATCCGGCGTCGCCGGGAGTGCGTGGGATGCGGTCGGCGCTTCACCACCTTCGAACGGATCGAGGAGTCGCCGATCACCGTCGTCAAACGCTCCGGCGACCGCATCCCGTTCGATCGCGACAAGATCGTCGGTGGCCTCCGCGCCGCGGCCAAGAACCGTCCGGTTGCCGATCAACAGCTCGTCGACCTCGCCGCCGCGATCGAGGAGCGGCTTCGGGTCGAGGGACGCGAGGTGGTGTCCACCGAGTCGATCGGGCTACAGGTCCTCGAGCGGCTGCGCGATCTCGACGAAGTCGCCTACCTCCGTTTCGCCAGCGTCTACAAGGTGTTCGAAGAGCCCGCCGATTTCGCCCGCGAGCTACGCCTGCTCACCAAGGGCACCGCACCCAAGCGCCACTGA
- a CDS encoding LysM domain-containing protein, producing MAAIVQAPNHQGPLARPSSRPTLRVIEGGRSPRLQRVYRRRRGVTLALGVVAVALLTFGALRAASALAGVWSPTAGVAPAAVTPAASRVVVVQPGDTLWSIAAQLHPSGDIRAVVDRLARAHGPGPLQPGERITIAG from the coding sequence ATGGCTGCCATCGTTCAAGCACCCAACCACCAAGGCCCGCTCGCCCGGCCGTCGTCTCGCCCCACGCTGCGCGTGATCGAGGGGGGTCGCTCGCCCCGCCTGCAGCGCGTCTACCGCCGCCGGCGCGGCGTCACCCTCGCGCTCGGCGTGGTCGCTGTCGCACTGCTCACGTTCGGTGCGCTCCGCGCCGCCAGCGCACTGGCCGGCGTGTGGTCGCCGACCGCCGGTGTCGCGCCGGCAGCGGTCACCCCGGCCGCCAGCCGCGTCGTGGTGGTCCAGCCCGGCGACACGTTGTGGTCGATCGCCGCGCAGCTCCACCCGAGCGGCGACATCCGTGCGGTGGTCGACCGCTTGGCGCGGGCGCACGGCCCTGGTCCGCTGCAACCCGGGGAACGCATCACCATCGCCGGCTGA
- the lexA gene encoding transcriptional repressor LexA, whose amino-acid sequence MPPHKLTARQRQILDVIEESMRTRGYPPSVREIGEAVGLTSPSSVHAQLATLQRNGYLRRDPTKPRAIEVSFDPTSGAVAERRPVRHVPLVGDVAAGTDVLAQENIGEVLPVAADLTGDGDLFMLRVRGDSMIEAGILDGDYVVVRSQPSADQGEIVVAGIPGEEATVKHYRRAKGKVILEPRNPRLEPMEFDADDVHVYGKVVTVMRRVS is encoded by the coding sequence ATGCCCCCGCACAAGCTCACTGCCCGGCAACGACAGATCCTCGACGTCATCGAAGAATCGATGCGCACGCGGGGCTACCCGCCCTCGGTGCGCGAGATCGGCGAGGCTGTCGGCCTCACCTCGCCGTCGAGCGTCCACGCACAACTCGCCACCCTCCAGCGCAACGGCTACCTGCGACGCGACCCAACCAAACCCCGGGCCATCGAGGTCAGCTTCGACCCCACCTCGGGTGCGGTGGCCGAGCGTCGGCCGGTCCGCCATGTCCCGCTCGTCGGCGACGTGGCCGCGGGTACCGACGTGCTGGCGCAGGAGAACATCGGCGAGGTGCTCCCCGTGGCGGCCGACCTCACCGGCGACGGCGACCTGTTCATGCTGCGCGTCCGGGGCGATTCCATGATCGAGGCCGGCATCCTCGACGGCGACTACGTCGTCGTTCGCAGCCAGCCTTCGGCCGACCAGGGCGAGATCGTGGTCGCGGGGATCCCGGGCGAGGAAGCCACCGTCAAGCACTATCGCCGAGCCAAGGGCAAAGTCATCCTCGAGCCGCGCAACCCGCGTCTCGAGCCCATGGAGTTCGACGCCGACGACGTGCACGTGTACGGCAAGGTCGTCACCGTCATGCGCCGCGTGAGCTAG
- a CDS encoding S8 family serine peptidase — translation MRRAATSLLLVVMCTALLGARPAGAVRQAPAINDPAYDQGLQWNLAMIHAEQGWAMGRGRGVTIAVIDSGIDLAHQDLAANIVGSVACIGTGGDAGLCTGSGADDDGHGTHVAGIAAAVANNGVGITGVAPEAKLLGVRVLTDHCQQSSSCSAEGDSADVAAGVRWAVARGARVINLSLGSDASPLANSTLATSLREAWARGAVVVIASGNATDHQLDVGDLPVVVVTAVNRQGVRADYANAVGNARWSLAAPGGEPGDDETTCRTGGQPRGVLSTYWDPKLGANQYACLSGTSMAAPHVSGALAILLGAGFTPRQAVERLLSTADPIVGGSPTTTGAGLVDVGRAAAAGPPPKVTRAAPAPTATSTPQTAAKAAAGQPATPLVTGRTPSATGGSSRPLFPALAAAILIAAIALAQMLEARRRDTA, via the coding sequence ATGCGACGAGCCGCCACCTCCCTCTTGCTCGTCGTGATGTGCACCGCGCTGCTGGGCGCGCGGCCTGCTGGCGCGGTCCGCCAGGCCCCCGCGATCAACGACCCGGCGTACGACCAGGGCCTCCAGTGGAACTTGGCGATGATCCACGCCGAGCAGGGCTGGGCCATGGGTCGCGGGCGCGGCGTCACCATCGCCGTGATCGATTCGGGCATCGACTTGGCCCACCAGGACCTCGCCGCGAACATCGTCGGCTCGGTCGCCTGCATCGGCACCGGGGGTGACGCCGGCCTGTGCACCGGGTCGGGAGCCGACGACGACGGGCACGGAACGCACGTGGCCGGGATCGCCGCCGCGGTCGCGAACAACGGCGTCGGCATCACCGGCGTCGCACCCGAAGCCAAACTGCTCGGCGTCCGGGTGCTCACCGACCACTGCCAGCAGTCCAGCTCGTGCTCCGCGGAGGGCGACTCCGCCGACGTCGCGGCCGGCGTGCGCTGGGCCGTGGCCCGGGGCGCGCGGGTGATCAACCTGTCGCTCGGTAGCGATGCCAGCCCGCTGGCCAACAGCACCTTGGCGACGTCGTTGCGCGAAGCATGGGCGCGCGGCGCCGTGGTCGTGATCGCCTCGGGCAACGCCACCGACCACCAACTCGACGTCGGCGACCTGCCCGTGGTCGTCGTGACGGCCGTCAACCGCCAAGGCGTGCGCGCCGACTACGCGAATGCCGTTGGCAACGCTCGCTGGAGCCTCGCGGCGCCCGGCGGCGAGCCCGGCGACGACGAGACGACCTGCCGCACTGGCGGCCAGCCCCGCGGTGTGCTGTCCACGTACTGGGACCCCAAGCTCGGTGCCAACCAGTACGCCTGCCTGTCAGGTACGTCGATGGCTGCCCCGCACGTCTCCGGGGCGCTCGCCATCCTGCTCGGCGCGGGCTTCACTCCCCGCCAAGCCGTCGAGCGCCTGCTGTCCACTGCGGACCCCATCGTGGGCGGTTCGCCGACGACCACCGGTGCCGGCCTGGTCGATGTCGGCCGGGCAGCCGCGGCCGGCCCACCCCCGAAAGTGACCCGCGCGGCACCGGCGCCGACGGCGACGTCCACCCCTCAAACGGCGGCCAAGGCGGCAGCCGGCCAACCCGCCACGCCGCTCGTGACGGGTCGCACGCCGAGCGCGACCGGCGGCTCGTCCCGCCCGCTGTTCCCGGCGCTGGCGGCCGCGATCCTCATCGCGGCGATCGCGTTGGCGCAGATGCTCGAAGCGCGCCGCCGCGACACGGCCTGA
- the dapE gene encoding succinyl-diaminopimelate desuccinylase, producing the protein MSADAPVPAASAHDPLPCDLLARTAALIDVPSVSRSEAALADLVEAELRAHAWLTVDRVADNVVARTDQGRERRVLLVGHLDTVPANGNERARIDGDTLWGLGAADMKGGLAIQLELARTMAASAIDVTYVFYACEEIEAAANGLGELFRERPELLAGDLALIGEPTAGQLEAGCQGTMRLEATLRGRRAHTARPWMGRNAIHRMGRLLAIVDAYEGRQPDLQGCVYREALQAVAIEGGVAGNVVPDLATVRINHRFAPDRSAVEAEAHVREVLAPALEDGDTLEVLDVAAAAPPALDNPLLAAFVGRADLGVVAKLGWTDVARFAARGVPAANFGPGDSTLAHTAEERLEREPLEWTFRVLRALLSQGL; encoded by the coding sequence ATGTCCGCCGACGCGCCCGTCCCGGCCGCATCTGCCCACGACCCGTTGCCGTGCGACTTGTTGGCCCGTACCGCGGCGCTGATCGACGTCCCGTCGGTGAGCCGGAGCGAAGCGGCGCTCGCCGACCTGGTCGAGGCCGAGCTGCGCGCCCACGCCTGGCTCACCGTTGATCGCGTCGCTGACAACGTGGTGGCCCGCACGGACCAGGGCCGCGAGCGGCGGGTACTGCTGGTCGGGCACCTCGACACCGTGCCGGCCAACGGCAACGAGCGCGCCCGGATCGACGGCGACACGTTGTGGGGTCTCGGCGCTGCCGACATGAAAGGCGGGCTCGCCATCCAGCTCGAGCTGGCCCGGACGATGGCGGCGTCGGCGATCGACGTCACGTACGTGTTCTACGCCTGCGAAGAGATCGAGGCAGCCGCGAACGGGCTCGGCGAGCTGTTCCGCGAGCGCCCCGAACTGCTGGCCGGCGACCTCGCCCTGATCGGTGAGCCGACAGCCGGTCAGCTCGAGGCCGGCTGCCAGGGAACCATGCGCCTCGAAGCCACGTTGCGCGGGCGCCGCGCCCACACCGCGCGACCGTGGATGGGCCGCAATGCCATCCACCGCATGGGACGGCTGCTGGCCATCGTCGATGCGTACGAAGGCCGCCAGCCCGACCTCCAGGGCTGCGTGTACCGCGAAGCGCTCCAGGCCGTGGCGATCGAAGGCGGGGTGGCGGGCAACGTGGTGCCCGACTTGGCCACCGTGCGCATCAACCACCGGTTCGCGCCCGATCGATCGGCCGTCGAAGCCGAAGCCCACGTGCGCGAGGTCCTGGCCCCCGCGCTCGAAGACGGCGACACCCTCGAGGTGCTCGACGTCGCCGCGGCTGCGCCGCCGGCGCTCGACAACCCGCTGCTGGCCGCCTTCGTGGGGCGTGCAGACCTGGGTGTGGTGGCAAAGCTGGGCTGGACCGACGTGGCTCGCTTCGCCGCCCGCGGCGTCCCGGCCGCGAACTTCGGGCCGGGCGACTCCACGTTGGCCCACACGGCGGAGGAGCGCCTCGAACGTGAGCCGCTCGAGTGGACGTTCCGCGTCCTGCGAGCCTTGCTCTCCCAGGGCCTCTGA
- a CDS encoding aminotransferase class I/II-fold pyridoxal phosphate-dependent enzyme — MAGFTPPPYPYDRLVPLREAADRHRGGVIDLSIGTPCDPPPAAAMSALADPVAARGYPPSIGTDAYRDAAAGWLARRIGVTVDPRSELAACVGTKELVAGLPQWLRLRTPERDTVLYPAISYPTYAMGATLAGCRAVPVTVDDHWRIDLSAIDPADAARALCLWVNTPGNPAGGLDDLDAAAAWGRDRGIPVLSDECYVEFTWDGPPRTILSGGVDGVLAVHSLSKRSNFAGARVGFYAGDPALVHYLSEVRKHAGFMVPGPVQAAGAVAFGDDTHVDAQRDRYARRLTLAQRLLGAFGIDAALPQGSFYLWAAAPDGDAWALARELAERAGVLVSPGEFYGAAGSDHVRVAVVQPDERLELALSRVA; from the coding sequence ATGGCCGGGTTCACCCCTCCGCCGTATCCCTACGACCGGCTCGTGCCGTTGCGCGAGGCGGCCGACCGCCACCGCGGCGGTGTGATCGACCTGTCGATCGGCACGCCGTGCGACCCGCCGCCGGCCGCGGCCATGTCCGCGCTCGCGGATCCCGTCGCGGCGCGGGGATATCCGCCCTCGATCGGCACCGACGCGTACCGCGACGCGGCTGCCGGGTGGTTGGCGCGGCGGATCGGCGTGACGGTCGACCCGCGCTCGGAGCTCGCCGCGTGCGTGGGCACCAAGGAGCTGGTGGCCGGCCTGCCGCAATGGCTGCGATTGCGAACGCCCGAGCGCGACACCGTCTTGTACCCGGCGATCAGCTACCCGACGTACGCCATGGGCGCCACGCTCGCGGGGTGCCGGGCCGTGCCGGTGACGGTCGACGACCACTGGCGCATCGACCTCTCGGCCATCGACCCCGCCGACGCGGCCCGGGCGCTGTGCCTGTGGGTCAACACCCCCGGGAACCCCGCCGGGGGCCTCGACGATCTCGACGCCGCCGCGGCCTGGGGACGTGACCGGGGGATACCGGTCCTTTCCGACGAGTGCTACGTGGAGTTCACGTGGGACGGGCCACCGCGCACGATCCTGTCGGGTGGCGTCGACGGGGTGCTCGCGGTGCACTCGCTGTCCAAGCGCTCCAACTTCGCCGGCGCCCGCGTGGGCTTCTATGCCGGCGACCCCGCGCTCGTCCACTACCTCTCCGAGGTTCGCAAACACGCCGGTTTCATGGTGCCCGGCCCCGTGCAAGCGGCCGGCGCGGTCGCGTTCGGCGACGACACCCACGTCGACGCGCAGCGTGACCGGTACGCACGGCGTCTGACCTTGGCGCAGCGACTCCTGGGCGCGTTCGGGATCGACGCGGCGTTGCCGCAGGGATCGTTCTACTTGTGGGCAGCTGCGCCCGACGGCGACGCCTGGGCGCTCGCACGCGAGCTGGCCGAACGGGCGGGCGTGTTGGTGAGTCCAGGTGAGTTCTACGGCGCGGCGGGGAGCGACCACGTGCGGGTCGCGGTCGTGCAGCCCGACGAACGCCTCGAGCTGGCGTTGTCGCGCGTCGCCTGA
- the dapD gene encoding 2,3,4,5-tetrahydropyridine-2,6-dicarboxylate N-succinyltransferase, translating into MTNAADSPAQPGAFGAGLATIAPDGQVLDTWYPAPQLGTDQPAGTRRLDGAAVTGQLGDEAAAVLGSDDVRGVEVVAVATSIADLDDPPVDTHDVYLRLHLLSHCLVPPNGCNLDGIFGLLNNVVWTAAGPCAVDGFEATRLRLRAAGRVPTVYGIDKFPRMVDYVVPAGVRIADADRVRLGAHLAPGTTVMHEGYCNFNAGTLGESMVEGRISQGVVIGNGSDLGGGATTMGTLSGGGKERVSVGERCLIGSEAGLGIALGDDCTVEAGLYVTAGTLVAMPDGQVVKARELSGQSGLLFRRNSQSGRVEVLSTTVDWGSLNAELHAND; encoded by the coding sequence GTGACCAACGCTGCTGATTCCCCTGCGCAGCCGGGCGCGTTCGGCGCCGGGCTCGCCACGATCGCGCCGGACGGCCAAGTGCTCGACACCTGGTACCCCGCGCCGCAGTTGGGCACCGACCAACCCGCCGGAACCCGGCGGCTCGACGGTGCTGCGGTGACCGGCCAACTCGGCGACGAAGCTGCCGCCGTGCTCGGGAGCGACGACGTGCGTGGGGTCGAAGTGGTGGCGGTCGCCACGTCGATCGCGGATCTCGACGACCCGCCCGTCGACACGCACGACGTCTATCTGCGCCTGCACTTGCTCTCGCACTGCCTCGTGCCGCCCAACGGCTGCAACCTCGACGGCATCTTCGGTCTGCTCAACAACGTGGTGTGGACGGCGGCCGGGCCGTGCGCGGTCGACGGTTTCGAGGCCACCCGGCTGCGGTTGCGGGCGGCCGGTCGGGTGCCCACGGTGTACGGGATCGACAAGTTCCCCCGGATGGTCGACTACGTGGTGCCGGCGGGGGTGCGGATCGCCGACGCCGACCGAGTGCGCCTCGGTGCCCACCTCGCTCCGGGCACGACCGTCATGCACGAGGGCTACTGCAACTTCAACGCCGGCACGCTCGGCGAGTCGATGGTCGAAGGGCGGATCAGCCAGGGGGTGGTGATCGGCAACGGGTCCGACCTCGGCGGTGGTGCCACCACCATGGGCACTCTCTCCGGCGGCGGCAAGGAGCGCGTGTCGGTGGGTGAGCGCTGCCTGATCGGATCGGAGGCCGGGCTCGGCATCGCGCTCGGTGACGACTGCACCGTCGAGGCCGGCTTGTACGTCACGGCCGGCACGTTGGTCGCCATGCCCGACGGCCAAGTCGTCAAGGCCCGGGAGCTGTCGGGCCAGTCTGGGCTGCTGTTCCGGCGGAACTCGCAGTCAGGGCGGGTCGAAGTGCTGTCGACCACCGTCGACTGGGGCTCGCTCAACGCCGAGCTCCACGCCAACGACTAG
- the hflX gene encoding GTPase HflX, whose protein sequence is MTDPTGPDVHEDPAGDDVADDRAHRGAFGEFGGESGGLIERSFRERIVLVGVATDGRSPDDVDAELDELALLVDTAGADPVGRVVQRRDRPDPATYLGKGKVAELKAVAEATDCDTVVFDDELTPAQQFNLEKALGRTALDRTAVILDIFAQNAHSTEGKAQVELAQLRYLQPRIRGKGKGLSQQAGGMSAGGARVGTRGPGETKLEVDRRRITRRIHKLEAELRTVASHRDTQRKQRSRSRYHQAVIVGYTNAGKSTLLNRLTDAGVLVEDRLFATLDATTRRLQLPGGESVLLTDTVGFIRKLPHGLVEAFKSTLEVATTADLLVHVVDGSALDPEGQIRAVHEVLVEIGAGDVPELVCVNKVDLAEEFGRLDGVKRILSTHAGSVAISARTGEGVDDLLLAIGDRLRAATAVVELDVPWDRGDIIATVHREGEVISELAGESSLRLRARLDDAATGRLHEFVV, encoded by the coding sequence ATGACCGATCCCACCGGCCCCGACGTGCACGAAGATCCCGCGGGCGACGACGTGGCCGACGACCGCGCCCACCGCGGCGCGTTCGGCGAGTTCGGCGGCGAGTCCGGCGGCCTGATCGAGCGCTCGTTCCGGGAGCGCATCGTCTTGGTCGGCGTGGCCACCGACGGCCGATCCCCCGATGACGTCGATGCCGAGCTCGACGAGCTGGCGTTGCTGGTCGACACGGCGGGGGCCGATCCGGTGGGCCGGGTCGTGCAGCGGCGTGATCGACCCGACCCGGCCACGTACCTCGGCAAGGGCAAGGTCGCCGAGCTGAAGGCCGTGGCCGAAGCCACCGACTGCGACACCGTCGTGTTCGATGACGAGCTCACCCCGGCGCAGCAGTTCAACTTGGAGAAGGCCCTCGGTCGTACCGCGCTCGACCGCACCGCGGTGATCCTCGACATCTTCGCCCAGAACGCGCACAGCACCGAGGGCAAGGCGCAAGTCGAGCTCGCCCAGCTCCGCTACCTCCAACCCCGCATCCGCGGCAAGGGCAAGGGGCTGTCACAGCAGGCGGGCGGTATGTCGGCCGGCGGGGCGCGGGTGGGAACCCGTGGTCCCGGTGAGACGAAGCTCGAAGTCGACCGGCGCCGCATCACCCGCCGAATCCACAAGCTCGAGGCCGAGTTGCGGACCGTGGCCTCGCACCGCGACACGCAGCGCAAGCAGCGCTCACGCAGCCGGTACCACCAGGCCGTGATCGTCGGTTACACGAACGCCGGCAAGAGCACGCTGTTGAACCGGCTCACCGACGCGGGGGTGCTCGTCGAGGACCGATTGTTCGCCACGCTCGACGCGACCACGCGCCGCCTGCAGCTCCCCGGCGGCGAGTCGGTGTTGCTCACCGACACGGTCGGGTTCATCCGCAAACTGCCCCACGGACTCGTCGAAGCGTTCAAGTCCACCCTCGAAGTGGCGACGACCGCCGACTTGTTGGTGCATGTGGTCGATGGCTCGGCCCTTGACCCTGAGGGGCAGATCCGGGCCGTGCACGAGGTGCTGGTCGAGATCGGCGCGGGTGACGTGCCCGAGTTGGTGTGCGTCAACAAGGTCGACCTGGCCGAGGAGTTCGGTCGCCTCGACGGGGTCAAGCGCATCTTGTCGACGCACGCGGGGTCGGTGGCCATCTCGGCTCGCACCGGCGAAGGCGTCGACGACCTGCTGCTGGCCATCGGCGACCGCCTCCGCGCCGCCACCGCAGTGGTCGAGCTCGACGTTCCGTGGGACCGGGGCGACATCATCGCCACTGTGCACCGCGAAGGCGAGGTCATCTCCGAGCTGGCCGGCGAGTCGTCGCTGCGGCTGCGGGCTCGTCTCGACGACGCCGCCACGGGTCGCCTGCATGAGTTCGTGGTCTGA
- the dapF gene encoding diaminopimelate epimerase, translating to MTLAAPRPPTTGHLHLGKYHGLGNDFLVWLTDRSTADAVDLAALARQVCDRHRGVGADGLLVGTPSDVAGGPLTMVLHNADGSRAEMSGNGIRCFVHAVARDAGMEEGELAVQTDAGLRTVDFGPAPDGDPRSIVATVDMGTAAAGPAPDTGAPGPAGGHAAGAAPAGTAPIRQAEVELGNPHLVLLVDDPAAVDRAAVGPAWEARYSHGINVHFVAPSADGSSLAVHTWERGAGLTEACGTGAAASAHAAHRWGLVGDHVGVTMPGGDVQVALGEPIHLTGPSSWIADVEVPCGRVRA from the coding sequence ATGACCCTCGCTGCGCCGCGCCCGCCGACGACCGGGCATCTCCACCTCGGCAAGTACCACGGGCTGGGGAACGACTTCCTCGTCTGGTTGACCGACCGATCGACGGCCGACGCCGTCGATCTCGCCGCGCTCGCTCGACAGGTGTGCGACCGCCATCGTGGGGTGGGCGCCGACGGTCTGCTGGTCGGCACGCCATCCGACGTTGCCGGCGGCCCGCTGACGATGGTGCTGCACAACGCCGACGGCTCGCGGGCCGAGATGAGCGGCAACGGCATCCGCTGCTTCGTCCACGCCGTCGCCCGCGACGCGGGGATGGAGGAAGGCGAGCTGGCCGTGCAGACCGACGCCGGGCTGCGCACGGTCGACTTCGGCCCCGCACCCGACGGGGATCCCCGCAGCATCGTGGCCACGGTCGACATGGGGACCGCCGCGGCCGGCCCGGCCCCTGACACCGGCGCGCCCGGCCCCGCGGGTGGCCACGCGGCGGGCGCGGCGCCGGCCGGCACGGCGCCCATTCGCCAAGCCGAGGTTGAGCTCGGCAACCCCCACCTCGTGCTGCTCGTGGATGACCCGGCGGCGGTTGATCGGGCGGCGGTGGGCCCGGCCTGGGAAGCCCGATACTCCCACGGGATCAACGTCCACTTCGTGGCGCCGTCGGCCGACGGCTCCTCTCTCGCGGTGCACACCTGGGAGCGCGGCGCCGGGCTGACCGAGGCGTGCGGCACCGGTGCCGCGGCTTCGGCCCATGCCGCCCACCGATGGGGGCTGGTCGGCGACCACGTCGGGGTCACCATGCCGGGCGGCGACGTGCAGGTCGCGCTGGGCGAGCCGATCCACCTCACGGGACCGTCCAGCTGGATCGCCGACGTCGAGGTGCCCTGCGGGCGGGTGCGCGCATGA